In Edaphobacter paludis, a single window of DNA contains:
- a CDS encoding PmoA family protein, which translates to MHKWVLCGVMAMVGMGSSAQAFAKTAENAVKVTADEAQQRVDVTIDGKPFTSYVWPSTLKKPVLFPLIAADGVTVTRGYPLAPRDGERVDHPHHAGLWFNYGNVNGFDFWNNSDAIKPENREKMGTIHQEKIVSTKSGHDRGELVVDSVWVTGKNQKIINETTRYVFSQHGDERVIDFITTLHALDKVVFNDDKEGVLGIRVAHFLESATEKGGIFSDASGHPTEVAAGNTAGATGVYLTSEGKKGDAVWSTRGRWCELTGTTPDGKTETIAILDNPTNPGYPTYWHARGYGLFAANPLGRKIFVPSQTAFDFTIDKGQSATFRYRVILLSHAATAEEMNRAADRFAAEYK; encoded by the coding sequence ATGCATAAGTGGGTCTTGTGCGGCGTGATGGCTATGGTGGGAATGGGAAGTTCGGCTCAGGCTTTTGCAAAAACGGCGGAGAATGCTGTGAAGGTCACAGCGGATGAGGCGCAGCAGCGCGTCGATGTCACCATCGATGGCAAGCCGTTTACCTCGTACGTGTGGCCTTCGACGCTGAAGAAGCCGGTCTTGTTTCCGCTGATCGCGGCGGATGGCGTTACGGTGACCCGGGGGTATCCGCTCGCTCCTCGAGATGGGGAGCGGGTGGACCATCCGCACCATGCGGGTCTGTGGTTCAACTATGGCAACGTAAACGGGTTCGATTTCTGGAACAATTCGGATGCGATCAAGCCGGAGAACCGCGAGAAGATGGGCACGATCCATCAGGAGAAGATCGTATCCACCAAGAGTGGGCACGATCGCGGCGAGCTGGTGGTCGATTCAGTATGGGTTACGGGGAAGAATCAAAAGATTATCAACGAGACGACCCGCTACGTGTTTTCGCAGCATGGCGATGAGCGGGTGATTGATTTCATCACTACGCTTCATGCTTTGGATAAGGTGGTCTTCAACGACGACAAGGAAGGCGTGCTGGGAATTCGCGTTGCACATTTTCTGGAGTCGGCGACGGAGAAGGGCGGTATCTTTTCCGATGCCAGCGGACACCCAACCGAGGTGGCGGCTGGCAATACTGCGGGAGCGACTGGGGTCTACCTGACCAGCGAGGGCAAGAAAGGCGATGCTGTCTGGTCGACGCGAGGACGCTGGTGTGAGCTGACCGGCACCACGCCTGATGGCAAGACGGAGACGATCGCGATTCTCGACAACCCGACGAACCCGGGGTATCCGACTTACTGGCATGCTCGTGGATATGGTCTGTTCGCCGCGAACCCGCTGGGGCGGAAGATATTCGTTCCTTCGCAGACGGCGTTTGATTTCACCATCGATAAAGGGCAGAGTGCGACATTTCGGTATCGGGTGATTTTGCTCTCTCATGCTGCAACGGCCGAAGAGATGAATCGCGCGGCGGACCGGTTTGCCGCGGAGTACAAGTAG
- the pyk gene encoding pyruvate kinase has protein sequence MNTSPNPLSNDPSFTGTERLRRAKIVATLGPASSTPEVFRQLVRAGLDVARLNFSHGSHAQKAELIKMVRTVSKEEGKPICILADLQGPKIRTGKLKGHKPVQLVAGKRLTITPREIEGTAAIVGTTFKTLAENLEPGSRILLSDGLIELRVESVKGGDVTCIIVNGGTLGENKGINLPGIPVKVPSLTEKDEEDLIFAVGQGVDTIAVSFVRTADDVRHVKNRLTALKSDAWIIAKLEKPQAIEHLDSILEVTDAIMVARGDLGVEVPPEKVPAIQKHIIRRAAEYRKPVITATQMLESMIDNPRPTRAEASDVANAIYDGTDAVMLSAESAAGKYPVESIAMMAKIIIETEHQIRIDPRPALGRAHSVQLSIAETICECMSHAADDLDVAAIAIFTETGMTARLLSKYHPDPPIFALSPFEKVINRSMLLWGTYPILCDRFRDTDKLVNMAEEVLERGGHVQPRQIVGIVAGTRTKSGATNFMRLHMVGDRDTGSAKAKPKSKLKKK, from the coding sequence ATGAACACTTCTCCAAATCCCCTCTCGAACGACCCCTCTTTTACCGGTACCGAACGCCTCCGTCGTGCCAAAATCGTAGCTACCCTCGGGCCTGCATCCAGCACCCCTGAAGTCTTCCGTCAGCTCGTCCGCGCCGGCCTCGATGTCGCCCGCCTCAATTTCTCCCACGGCAGCCACGCCCAGAAGGCCGAGCTGATCAAGATGGTGCGCACCGTCTCCAAAGAAGAGGGCAAGCCCATCTGCATCCTCGCCGACCTGCAGGGCCCCAAGATCCGCACGGGTAAGCTCAAGGGTCACAAGCCGGTCCAGCTCGTCGCAGGCAAGCGCCTCACCATCACTCCACGCGAGATCGAAGGCACCGCCGCCATCGTCGGCACCACCTTTAAGACCCTCGCCGAGAACCTCGAACCCGGCTCCCGCATCCTTCTGTCGGACGGCCTCATCGAACTCCGTGTCGAATCGGTCAAGGGCGGCGACGTAACCTGCATCATCGTCAATGGCGGCACCCTCGGCGAGAACAAGGGCATCAATCTTCCCGGAATCCCGGTCAAGGTTCCCTCGCTCACGGAAAAGGACGAAGAGGACCTCATCTTCGCCGTCGGTCAGGGAGTAGACACCATCGCCGTCTCCTTCGTCCGCACCGCCGACGACGTTCGCCACGTCAAGAACCGTCTTACCGCTCTCAAGTCCGACGCATGGATCATCGCCAAGCTTGAAAAGCCACAGGCCATCGAGCATCTCGACAGCATCCTCGAAGTCACTGACGCCATCATGGTTGCCCGCGGCGATCTCGGCGTCGAAGTCCCACCCGAAAAAGTCCCCGCCATTCAGAAGCACATCATCCGCCGCGCCGCCGAGTATCGCAAGCCCGTCATCACGGCCACGCAGATGCTCGAGTCGATGATCGACAACCCACGCCCCACCCGCGCCGAGGCCTCGGACGTCGCCAACGCCATCTACGATGGCACCGACGCCGTCATGCTCTCCGCCGAAAGCGCCGCCGGCAAGTATCCCGTCGAGTCTATCGCCATGATGGCAAAGATCATCATCGAGACCGAGCACCAGATCCGCATCGACCCTCGCCCCGCTCTTGGCCGCGCACACAGCGTCCAGCTCTCGATTGCCGAGACCATCTGCGAGTGCATGTCACACGCAGCCGACGATCTCGACGTAGCCGCCATCGCCATCTTCACCGAGACTGGCATGACCGCTCGCCTGCTCTCGAAGTACCATCCCGATCCGCCGATCTTCGCGCTCTCACCCTTCGAGAAGGTCATCAATCGGTCGATGCTCCTGTGGGGCACCTATCCCATCCTCTGCGACCGCTTCCGCGACACCGACAAGCTGGTCAACATGGCCGAAGAGGTCCTCGAACGCGGCGGCCACGTTCAGCCTCGGCAGATTGTAGGCATCGTCGCCGGAACTCGCACCAAATCCGGCGCCACCAACTTCATGCGCCTACATATGGTCGGCGATCGCGACACTGGATCTGCTAAAGCCAAGCCCAAATCCAAGCTGAAGAAGAAGTAA
- a CDS encoding YihY/virulence factor BrkB family protein, with amino-acid sequence MRRLLRISSLFHRTLLNIAAHDCLNVAQSAAYSAMISLFPALIIAAAFVGFLPGMAPLRFQLSLFFDSILPSDVTPLLEGYFATTRHNPQSIRAIIIGILVSVTGASSVIATFMEGFRRAHGLPPDCWTFWQRRVRAYVLVPLSLIPLAIASTLVVFGHFITTLLAMHMMPFARTPVYVIAVIARWMIAFTGSIGIIALIYHMGTPMRQSWKRTIPGAVLATAMWFLTTLAFGWYVTRFANYSQVYGSLGAGIALLFWLYIISLSVLCGAEFNAQCNAHFFPSVQADSTVAGAQSPSTG; translated from the coding sequence TTGAGAAGACTCCTTCGCATCTCCTCCCTCTTCCACCGCACACTGCTCAACATAGCGGCGCACGACTGCTTGAATGTAGCCCAGTCTGCAGCCTATTCAGCAATGATCTCACTCTTTCCCGCGCTCATCATTGCCGCAGCCTTCGTCGGCTTTCTTCCGGGCATGGCCCCACTCCGCTTCCAGCTCTCTCTTTTTTTCGACAGCATCCTGCCCTCTGACGTCACTCCTCTTCTTGAGGGCTACTTCGCCACTACGCGTCACAATCCGCAATCCATTCGCGCCATCATCATTGGCATCCTGGTCAGCGTTACTGGAGCCTCCAGCGTTATCGCCACGTTTATGGAAGGCTTTCGCCGCGCCCACGGCCTTCCGCCCGATTGCTGGACGTTCTGGCAGCGCCGCGTCCGGGCCTATGTCCTCGTCCCTCTCTCGCTCATCCCGCTTGCCATTGCCAGCACGCTCGTCGTCTTTGGACACTTCATCACTACGTTGCTGGCGATGCACATGATGCCCTTTGCACGCACTCCGGTCTACGTGATTGCCGTCATCGCCCGCTGGATGATTGCCTTCACCGGCAGCATCGGCATCATCGCTCTCATCTACCACATGGGCACGCCCATGCGACAGTCATGGAAACGGACGATCCCCGGCGCCGTCCTCGCCACCGCCATGTGGTTCCTGACCACCCTGGCGTTCGGCTGGTACGTTACCCGGTTCGCCAACTACTCGCAGGTCTACGGCTCGCTCGGCGCGGGCATCGCGTTGCTCTTCTGGCTTTACATCATCTCGCTCAGCGTGCTCTGCGGAGCGGAGTTCAACGCGCAGTGCAACGCCCACTTTTTTCCATCTGTTCAAGCTGATTCAACCGTCGCAGGCGCACAGAGCCCTTCCACCGGGTAA
- a CDS encoding thioredoxin family protein, translating to MILKSSRLSNRISKLCMALVALGILSLTIAVPGSAQSPLTMPFVKKQIYSETANPNADIAAALKKARAEHKRVLLDFGGDWCGDCQILDIYLHQSPNADLLAKHFVLVHIYIGHMDRNLDVPKRYEIPINKGVPALAVLDAHGKLLYSQQTGQFENMRNMSSGAVTAFLNQWKG from the coding sequence ATGATCTTGAAGTCTTCAAGGCTCTCGAACCGAATCTCCAAACTCTGCATGGCCCTTGTGGCGTTGGGCATCCTCTCGCTCACCATTGCTGTTCCCGGCTCTGCCCAGTCACCTCTCACCATGCCGTTCGTCAAGAAGCAGATCTACTCCGAGACCGCGAACCCCAACGCTGATATCGCCGCCGCCCTCAAGAAAGCTCGCGCCGAGCACAAGCGCGTCCTGCTCGACTTCGGCGGCGACTGGTGCGGCGACTGCCAGATCCTCGACATCTATCTCCATCAGAGCCCCAACGCCGATCTGCTTGCCAAACATTTTGTGCTGGTCCACATCTACATCGGCCACATGGATCGCAACCTCGATGTTCCAAAGAGATATGAGATTCCCATCAACAAAGGCGTCCCTGCGCTCGCCGTTCTCGACGCCCATGGCAAGCTGCTCTACTCCCAGCAGACGGGACAGTTCGAAAATATGCGCAACATGAGTTCGGGCGCTGTCACCGCGTTCCTCAACCAGTGGAAGGGCTGA
- a CDS encoding helix-turn-helix transcriptional regulator gives MATMMAPVEQREVLRCDHCSLVQFRPSNALCRRCHKCLEVEEPEPVPALKIVPPQATQEGGIQVATAVRDLRHVRNLSQRQLAARMNVPRTYISKIENGKAMPTLSSLDRLAKALQVDISTLLRDSTNRHRDETAVLMTDPFLAEIAEYTSQLDALQRSIFLNHVRELAAGRRRTA, from the coding sequence ATGGCAACCATGATGGCGCCCGTCGAACAACGTGAGGTATTGCGTTGCGATCATTGCAGCCTGGTGCAGTTTCGCCCGTCGAACGCACTTTGCCGCCGCTGCCACAAATGCCTTGAGGTCGAGGAGCCAGAACCGGTTCCCGCTCTCAAGATCGTTCCCCCACAAGCCACGCAAGAAGGTGGCATTCAGGTAGCTACTGCTGTTCGTGACCTGCGCCACGTGCGCAATTTGTCACAGCGTCAGCTGGCAGCGCGCATGAATGTGCCGCGCACCTATATCTCCAAGATCGAGAACGGCAAGGCTATGCCGACCTTGTCCTCGCTCGACCGCCTGGCAAAGGCGCTTCAGGTGGATATCTCTACCCTGCTGCGCGATTCCACGAACCGCCATCGCGACGAAACGGCTGTGCTGATGACCGATCCCTTCCTCGCCGAGATTGCCGAGTACACCTCGCAGCTCGACGCTCTGCAGCGGTCGATCTTCCTCAATCATGTCCGCGAGTTAGCTGCCGGACGCCGCCGCACCGCGTAG
- the uppS gene encoding polyprenyl diphosphate synthase: MPSPSPNRVPSRLHELSPEEQSVYRQLDPTKIPQHVAIIMDGNGRWAGKRALKRFLGHQQGAESVQYVVETASRIDLPFLTLYAFSLENNLRRPKAEVSFLMKLLKSYLIGNVKRMNDNNVRMAYIGRTYDLPTEVQETMQWASEATAKNTGTTLTLALNYGARSEIVDAFRKILTNLAAEAHTRGCSVEDLLGAGALDSLDEPTISRALYTAHMPDPDLIIRTSGEQRISNFLLWQIAYSEIFVTDRLWPDFRGIHLLEALVNYQGRDRRYGGLSDAHSDEKIDTLQPVSELETEIATELNPHELTRR; encoded by the coding sequence TTGCCGTCACCATCTCCCAATCGAGTCCCCAGCCGCCTTCACGAACTCTCCCCTGAGGAGCAGAGCGTTTATCGGCAGCTCGACCCCACCAAAATCCCCCAACATGTCGCCATCATTATGGATGGCAATGGCCGCTGGGCGGGTAAACGTGCGCTCAAGCGCTTCCTCGGCCATCAACAGGGAGCTGAGTCCGTACAGTACGTTGTCGAGACCGCCTCGCGTATCGACCTTCCCTTCCTGACGCTCTACGCTTTCTCACTGGAAAATAATCTGCGCCGCCCCAAGGCCGAGGTCAGCTTCCTGATGAAGCTGCTCAAGAGCTATCTCATCGGCAACGTTAAGCGCATGAACGACAACAACGTTCGCATGGCCTACATCGGCCGCACCTACGATCTCCCCACCGAGGTGCAGGAGACGATGCAGTGGGCCTCCGAGGCTACGGCAAAAAATACCGGCACCACCCTCACGCTGGCCCTCAACTACGGCGCCCGCTCCGAGATCGTCGACGCCTTCCGCAAGATTCTCACCAACCTTGCCGCCGAGGCGCACACTCGCGGTTGCTCGGTCGAAGACCTCCTCGGCGCAGGCGCGCTGGACTCGCTCGACGAGCCCACCATCAGCCGCGCACTCTACACGGCGCACATGCCCGATCCCGACCTGATCATTCGCACCAGCGGTGAGCAGCGCATCTCCAACTTCCTGCTCTGGCAGATCGCTTACTCCGAGATCTTCGTCACCGACCGCCTCTGGCCCGACTTTCGCGGCATCCATCTGCTCGAAGCGCTGGTCAACTATCAGGGCCGCGACCGCCGCTACGGTGGCCTCAGCGATGCCCACTCCGACGAGAAGATTGACACCCTCCAGCCCGTCTCCGAGCTGGAGACCGAGATTGCCACGGAACTCAACCCCCACGAATTGACCCGTCGTTGA
- a CDS encoding phosphatidate cytidylyltransferase, producing the protein MKRILTAIVLIAAVFALIFFGQLWMITLFAAIIAELAAYEYLKLAAVGAETHGAQLRIPLWWMTLGTALAFVVTLPNFPVEAQLPVLSALTLALFAWNGFRSPLIQVLPDTAQGLFGLIYIAYPLTLIPLIWKKEDGTALVIFLMVCVWAGDIAALYIGRRFGRHKLAPRLSPGKTWEGSAASIVGSIIAAFIVIYLGDVLSSHGNLVLHTSEPMWQSLLLAAVLNIAAQLGDLLESAIKRGAGVKDSGTMLPGHGGMLDRIDALLLAAPILWFVLILKDAFGMGRF; encoded by the coding sequence ATGAAACGCATCCTTACTGCCATCGTTCTCATCGCTGCCGTCTTCGCGCTCATCTTCTTCGGCCAGCTGTGGATGATCACGCTCTTCGCGGCCATTATCGCGGAGCTCGCTGCTTACGAATATCTCAAGCTCGCTGCCGTCGGTGCCGAAACCCATGGCGCGCAACTCCGCATCCCGCTGTGGTGGATGACGCTCGGCACGGCGCTCGCCTTCGTCGTCACGCTGCCCAACTTCCCCGTCGAGGCGCAGCTTCCGGTCCTCAGCGCGCTCACGCTCGCTCTCTTCGCCTGGAACGGCTTCCGTTCGCCGCTCATCCAGGTGCTGCCCGACACCGCACAGGGACTCTTCGGCCTCATCTACATCGCCTATCCGCTCACCCTGATTCCCCTTATCTGGAAGAAGGAGGACGGAACCGCTCTGGTAATCTTCCTGATGGTCTGCGTCTGGGCCGGAGATATCGCGGCGCTCTACATCGGCCGCCGATTCGGCCGCCACAAACTCGCCCCGCGGCTCAGTCCGGGCAAGACCTGGGAGGGCTCCGCAGCCAGCATCGTCGGCAGCATCATCGCGGCCTTTATCGTCATCTACCTCGGCGATGTGCTCAGCTCGCACGGCAACCTGGTGCTCCATACCTCAGAGCCGATGTGGCAGTCCCTCCTGCTCGCCGCTGTCCTCAACATTGCAGCACAGTTGGGCGACCTGCTGGAGTCCGCCATCAAACGCGGAGCCGGAGTGAAAGACTCGGGCACGATGCTTCCTGGCCACGGCGGGATGCTCGATCGCATCGACGCCCTGCTGCTTGCCGCCCCCATTCTTTGGTTTGTCCTCATCCTCAAAGACGCCTTCGGCATGGGACGTTTTTAA
- a CDS encoding 1-deoxy-D-xylulose-5-phosphate reductoisomerase, translating to MKKLAILGSTGSIGNSTLSICESFPDRYQVVSLAAGQNVEIAFAQCERWRPKVISLATEELAGQLQGRLKAAGITGIEVVHGTAGTVRVATLPEVDFVVSAIVGVAGLEATYAAVCAGKTIGLANKECLVAAGELIIAAAKEHNVALLPIDSEHNAVHQAMRGGTPAEVKQIWLTASGGPFRNTPLADFEHITPAQALKHPTWVMGQRITIDSATMMNKGFEVIEACRLFDLPPAQVRVTIHPQSTVHSLVEFVDGSILAQISVTDMRLPILYALAYPERVAVTEKEALTFDLTTLSQLDFSQPDLTRFPCLRLAYEAAAAGGKAPIALNAADEIAVAAFLNPDPGRSIPFMGIPRTIEDVLIETSGPRPATIQQVLEADLAARECACEVIARQFTGGLRNRHK from the coding sequence GTGAAAAAACTCGCCATTTTAGGTTCCACCGGCTCCATCGGCAACAGCACCCTCTCCATCTGCGAGTCATTCCCCGATCGCTACCAAGTCGTCTCATTGGCCGCAGGCCAAAACGTCGAGATCGCCTTTGCCCAATGCGAACGCTGGCGGCCAAAGGTCATCTCCCTCGCCACCGAAGAACTGGCAGGCCAGCTTCAGGGCCGCCTCAAGGCAGCAGGGATCACTGGCATCGAAGTCGTCCACGGCACCGCCGGAACCGTCCGCGTCGCCACCCTGCCCGAAGTGGACTTCGTCGTCTCCGCCATCGTCGGCGTCGCCGGACTCGAAGCCACCTACGCCGCCGTCTGCGCGGGCAAGACCATCGGCCTCGCCAACAAGGAGTGCCTCGTAGCTGCCGGCGAACTCATCATCGCCGCCGCGAAGGAGCACAACGTAGCCCTGCTCCCTATCGACTCCGAGCACAACGCCGTCCACCAGGCCATGCGCGGAGGCACACCCGCCGAGGTCAAGCAGATCTGGCTCACCGCCTCCGGTGGCCCCTTCCGCAATACACCGTTGGCCGACTTCGAGCACATCACTCCTGCACAGGCGCTCAAGCACCCCACCTGGGTCATGGGGCAGCGCATCACCATCGACTCTGCCACCATGATGAACAAGGGCTTCGAGGTCATCGAGGCCTGCCGCCTCTTCGACCTGCCACCCGCCCAGGTCCGTGTCACTATTCATCCGCAGTCCACCGTCCACTCGCTGGTCGAGTTCGTCGACGGCAGCATCCTTGCCCAGATCTCGGTAACTGACATGCGCCTCCCCATCCTCTATGCGCTGGCCTATCCCGAACGCGTGGCCGTGACGGAAAAAGAGGCACTTACCTTCGACCTGACCACGCTTAGCCAGCTCGATTTCTCGCAGCCCGACCTCACCCGTTTCCCCTGCCTCCGCCTTGCCTACGAAGCCGCCGCCGCTGGTGGCAAAGCGCCCATCGCCCTCAACGCCGCCGACGAGATCGCGGTCGCCGCCTTCCTCAATCCTGACCCCGGTAGATCCATCCCTTTTATGGGTATTCCGCGTACAATTGAGGATGTGCTGATCGAAACCTCCGGCCCGCGTCCTGCCACCATCCAGCAAGTGCTGGAAGCAGACCTTGCCGCGAGAGAGTGTGCATGCGAAGTGATCGCCCGGCAGTTCACCGGCGGACTTCGGAATCGGCACAAGTAG
- the rseP gene encoding RIP metalloprotease RseP, with amino-acid sequence MSTVIQLAIVLGIMVLVHEFGHFAVAKLCKVRVEVFSIGFGTRLFGFKRGDTDYRLSLLPLGGYVKMAGEMPGEAKSDDPGELENHPRWQRVLIALAGPFANFLLAIALMTGVYMIHNEVRAFLNGPAHVDYVSLNTPAAHTGIRGGDTIVHYDTIENPTWDQVAVRSMLNLNQSIAFSYIHDGQRTNTKLFVEAKGGPENFTLDTLGFVPIMQDTPVQVRSLAGEENLPAARAGLQPGDKIVTLDGLHLHSVDALHAYLQDEAGKPVALVIDRHGATLPVTLNPVLGDAGDGTKYYQFGFLAVQPPVTVQRLPFDKAVVASWQFNKKGSLLIVEVLKRMFTRQVSVRSLSGPIGIGQQIHEAVDMPGWMPIIGLMAYISLNLGIFNLLPIPILDGGMILFLIIESIIRRDVNQQLKERVYQVAFVCIILFAAFVIFNDITKLSIFTKVKP; translated from the coding sequence ATGTCGACAGTCATTCAGCTTGCCATCGTCCTTGGCATCATGGTTCTGGTGCACGAATTCGGCCACTTCGCTGTCGCCAAGCTCTGCAAAGTTCGCGTCGAAGTCTTCTCCATCGGCTTCGGCACTCGCCTCTTTGGCTTCAAACGCGGCGACACCGACTATCGACTCAGCCTTCTTCCCCTCGGCGGCTACGTCAAGATGGCAGGCGAGATGCCCGGCGAAGCCAAGAGCGACGACCCCGGCGAACTGGAGAACCATCCCCGCTGGCAGCGCGTCCTCATCGCCCTCGCCGGCCCCTTCGCCAACTTTCTGCTCGCCATCGCCCTGATGACCGGCGTCTATATGATTCACAATGAGGTTCGGGCCTTCCTCAACGGCCCAGCCCACGTCGACTACGTCTCGCTTAACACACCCGCGGCCCACACCGGCATCCGCGGCGGCGACACCATCGTCCACTACGACACCATCGAAAATCCCACCTGGGATCAGGTTGCGGTTCGCTCGATGCTGAATCTCAACCAGAGCATCGCCTTCTCCTACATTCACGACGGCCAACGAACCAATACTAAGCTCTTCGTTGAAGCCAAAGGCGGACCGGAAAACTTCACCCTCGACACACTCGGGTTCGTCCCAATCATGCAGGACACGCCGGTCCAGGTCAGGAGTCTCGCAGGAGAGGAGAACCTCCCCGCCGCTCGCGCAGGCCTTCAGCCCGGCGACAAGATAGTGACTCTTGACGGACTTCATCTTCACTCCGTCGACGCTCTCCACGCCTATCTGCAGGACGAGGCTGGCAAGCCTGTCGCCCTTGTGATCGACCGGCACGGCGCCACCCTTCCCGTCACCCTGAATCCAGTCCTCGGAGATGCAGGAGATGGCACAAAGTATTACCAGTTCGGATTCCTCGCCGTTCAGCCACCGGTCACGGTGCAGCGTCTCCCCTTCGACAAGGCTGTAGTCGCGTCATGGCAATTCAATAAAAAAGGCTCGCTGCTCATCGTCGAAGTCCTCAAACGCATGTTCACACGCCAGGTTTCGGTGCGCAGCTTAAGCGGGCCCATCGGCATCGGCCAGCAGATCCACGAGGCCGTCGACATGCCCGGCTGGATGCCCATCATCGGGTTGATGGCCTATATCTCGCTGAACCTTGGCATCTTCAATCTGTTGCCCATCCCTATTCTCGATGGTGGCATGATCCTCTTTCTTATCATCGAAAGCATCATCCGCCGCGACGTCAATCAGCAGCTCAAAGAGCGCGTCTACCAAGTGGCTTTTGTCTGCATTATCCTCTTCGCCGCCTTTGTTATCTTCAACGACATTACCAAGCTTTCCATCTTCACAAAGGTCAAGCCGTAG
- a CDS encoding DUF2235 domain-containing protein: protein MAKKIIICTDGTWNSPHGIGAVANDTNVRKLYCALADSPDQMRYYDSGVGTDGTPIDHLAGGAMGEGLFQKVQDGYEFLAYVWDPGDQIYIFGFSRGAYTARSLGGMIAGFGVPTKNFDNRTVQKIFSAYRQTDPKLRVAAKDALDAEYRLTAADVRMIGVWDTVGSLGVPGLLFSVLHQQKYGFLDTSLHPCVKSAFHAICIDERRAPFKPTLWTNADGSPRDNDDQVQQVWFSGVHCDDGGGYDDCRLSEITLGWMLKNAIKCGLVFDEDARSRYLKIDPSSALGAAHDEWKMVPWGFPEHREIPANAAMANTVQMRLDGMAEYRPENLTLTEAGKLKGYQVVDVLA from the coding sequence ATGGCAAAGAAGATCATTATCTGTACGGACGGGACATGGAACTCGCCCCATGGCATTGGAGCGGTTGCGAATGATACGAACGTCCGCAAACTGTACTGCGCGCTCGCTGACTCTCCCGATCAGATGCGTTACTACGATAGCGGGGTGGGCACGGATGGTACGCCGATCGACCATCTGGCAGGCGGAGCGATGGGCGAAGGGCTGTTTCAGAAGGTCCAGGACGGTTATGAATTTCTGGCTTATGTGTGGGACCCGGGAGATCAGATTTACATCTTCGGGTTTAGCCGCGGAGCTTATACGGCGCGTAGCCTGGGCGGGATGATTGCCGGGTTTGGTGTGCCGACCAAGAACTTCGACAACAGGACGGTGCAGAAGATCTTCAGTGCCTACCGCCAGACCGATCCGAAGCTGCGGGTTGCCGCGAAGGACGCGCTCGATGCGGAGTATAGGCTGACTGCGGCAGATGTGCGGATGATTGGGGTCTGGGATACGGTCGGGTCGCTGGGCGTTCCGGGGTTGCTGTTCAGCGTGCTGCACCAGCAGAAGTATGGCTTTCTGGACACTTCGCTGCATCCTTGTGTAAAGAGTGCCTTTCACGCGATCTGCATCGATGAGCGGCGTGCGCCGTTCAAGCCTACCTTGTGGACGAATGCCGATGGGTCGCCGCGGGACAACGACGATCAGGTGCAGCAGGTTTGGTTTTCGGGCGTTCATTGCGACGACGGCGGAGGGTACGATGACTGCCGGTTATCAGAGATTACGTTGGGCTGGATGCTGAAAAATGCGATCAAATGCGGTCTTGTGTTCGATGAGGATGCGAGGTCGAGGTATTTGAAGATCGACCCGAGCAGTGCACTGGGCGCGGCACATGATGAGTGGAAGATGGTTCCCTGGGGTTTCCCGGAACATCGAGAGATTCCTGCCAATGCGGCGATGGCCAACACGGTGCAGATGCGATTGGACGGAATGGCGGAGTATCGGCCAGAGAATCTGACTCTCACAGAAGCGGGGAAGTTAAAGGGATATCAAGTGGTCGATGTGCTGGCGTGA